A stretch of Apodemus sylvaticus chromosome 18, mApoSyl1.1, whole genome shotgun sequence DNA encodes these proteins:
- the LOC127668325 gene encoding beta-defensin 38-like, producing MKICFLLLILSMFFFQINQAFGRDTKECIQRKGFCHYFECPWLYNFAGTCYKGKGKCCQKRY from the exons ATGAAGATCTGCTTTCTGCTGCTGATCCTCTCTATGTTTTTCTTCCAGATCAACCAAG cTTTTGGCCGTGATACAAAAGAATGTATCCAAAGAAAAGGATTCTGTCACTACTTTGAATGTCCATGGTTGTATAATTTTGCTGGCACCTGTTATAAAGGAAAAGGCAAGTGTTGCCAAAAACGCTATTAA